One region of Terriglobales bacterium genomic DNA includes:
- the kdpA gene encoding potassium-transporting ATPase subunit KdpA, translating into MTANGWFQIGLFLLAVLAVTKPLGSYMARVFERERTWFDPVARPVERLLYRVTGVREDEEMRWTEYATAMLLFSAVSMLALYALLRWQALLPLNPQKFGAMPADLAFNTAASFTTNTNWQAYSGETTVSYLVQMAGLAYHNFVSAAAGIALAIAFIRGIARRERETIGNFWVDMTRATLWILLPVAFVFALVLVSQGVVQNLRAYDHARVVEAQTVQGTDADGKAATRQITEQVIAQGPVASQEAIKMFGTNGGGFFNANSAHPFENPTPLSNFLELVSIFAVSAGLAYTLGHMTNSRRHGWAVWAAMAALFLAGVSVAYWSEAKGNPLLPGVDQRASAMQSGGNMEGKEVRFGIANSALFATVTTDASCGAVNSWHDSFTPLGGLVLLTNIMLGEVIFGGVGAGMYGILIFVVLTVFIAGLMVGRTPEYLGKKIEAFDVKMAMLAVLIFPLTILVFAAISAVSPAFGASSISNPGPHGLSQMLYAFTSGTGNNGSAFGGLNANTHWYNVTIGIATLVGRFFIIIPMLAIAGNLAGKKAVPPSAGTFPVTTPLFSVLLCSVIIIVGALTFFPALSLGPILEHLLMHAGKTF; encoded by the coding sequence ATGACGGCGAACGGGTGGTTCCAGATCGGATTGTTCCTGCTGGCGGTGCTGGCGGTAACCAAGCCGCTCGGCAGCTACATGGCGCGCGTGTTCGAGCGCGAGCGCACCTGGTTCGACCCGGTTGCGCGGCCGGTGGAGCGGCTGCTGTATCGCGTGACCGGCGTCCGGGAAGATGAAGAGATGCGCTGGACCGAGTACGCCACGGCCATGCTGCTGTTCAGCGCGGTCTCCATGCTGGCGCTGTACGCGCTGCTGCGCTGGCAAGCTCTGCTGCCGCTCAATCCGCAAAAGTTCGGCGCGATGCCGGCGGACCTGGCATTCAACACGGCGGCGTCGTTCACCACCAACACCAACTGGCAAGCCTACAGCGGCGAGACGACGGTGAGCTACCTGGTCCAGATGGCCGGGCTTGCCTACCACAACTTTGTTTCGGCGGCGGCGGGCATCGCGCTGGCGATCGCTTTCATTCGCGGCATCGCGCGGCGCGAGCGCGAAACCATCGGCAACTTCTGGGTTGACATGACGCGCGCCACGCTGTGGATCCTGCTGCCGGTCGCGTTCGTCTTCGCGCTCGTTCTGGTTTCGCAAGGCGTGGTGCAGAACTTGCGCGCCTACGACCACGCCCGGGTGGTCGAGGCGCAGACCGTGCAGGGCACTGACGCTGACGGCAAAGCGGCAACCAGGCAAATCACCGAGCAGGTGATCGCGCAGGGGCCGGTTGCGTCGCAGGAAGCGATCAAGATGTTCGGCACCAACGGCGGCGGCTTCTTCAACGCCAACAGCGCGCATCCGTTCGAAAACCCCACGCCGCTTTCCAACTTCCTGGAGCTGGTTTCGATTTTCGCCGTCTCTGCCGGCCTCGCCTACACCCTCGGCCACATGACCAACTCGCGGCGCCACGGCTGGGCGGTGTGGGCGGCCATGGCGGCGCTGTTTCTCGCCGGCGTCAGCGTCGCCTATTGGTCGGAGGCGAAGGGCAATCCGCTGCTGCCGGGCGTGGACCAGCGCGCGTCGGCGATGCAGTCCGGCGGCAACATGGAAGGCAAGGAAGTGCGCTTCGGAATCGCCAACTCCGCCCTCTTCGCCACCGTCACCACCGACGCGAGCTGCGGCGCCGTGAACTCCTGGCACGATTCGTTCACGCCGCTCGGCGGCTTGGTGCTGCTCACCAACATCATGCTGGGCGAGGTCATCTTCGGCGGCGTGGGCGCGGGGATGTACGGAATTTTGATCTTCGTGGTGCTCACGGTCTTCATCGCCGGGCTGATGGTGGGGCGCACGCCCGAATACCTGGGCAAGAAGATCGAGGCCTTCGACGTGAAGATGGCCATGCTCGCCGTGCTCATTTTCCCGCTCACGATTTTGGTGTTCGCGGCGATTTCGGCGGTTTCGCCGGCGTTCGGCGCCTCCAGCATCTCGAATCCCGGCCCGCACGGGCTTTCGCAGATGCTCTACGCATTCACGTCGGGCACGGGCAACAACGGCTCCGCGTTCGGCGGACTGAACGCCAACACGCACTGGTACAACGTCACCATCGGCATCGCCACGCTGGTGGGGCGGTTTTTCATCATCATTCCGATGCTGGCGATCGCGGGGAACCTGGCGGGCAAGAAGGCCGTGCCGCCTTCGGCGGGAACGTTTCCGGTGACGACGCCGCTGTTCAGCGTGCTGCTGTGCTCGGTGATCATCATCGTGGGCGCGCTCACTTTTTTTCCGGCGCTGAGCCTGGGGCCGATCCTTGAACACTTGCTGATGCACGCGGGAAAAACATTCTGA
- a CDS encoding outer membrane beta-barrel protein has translation MLAAGFIICGVPLLSFFGMFFVQCGREYRRGRRVMFERLPDAGRPRQKAKLIPFRNYESPGASARRRRIVMGIAVAALVVAGGLKLRAQTAAPATASAAPASSPWQYGGFLDAAYLVAPNDPANHLFRNRGTTFKVNEPVLDMAAAYIRKAAAPGSRWGAELTVQAGEDAEVFGFSATAPKLAGADGLRHLGPTDVSYLAAVGKGLTIQGGIFSSLIGYDSLYAKDNFTYTRPWGADTTPYLMLGVNASYPFTEKVTATAFVVNGYWHLADANRVPSSGGQLAYKATPHVTLKQTAMYGPHQPDTSLPLWRFLSDSIAEWKRDPVTVAFEYQLATEKVAAPGQPRAYWSAAQLPMHWVMDKSKHWSLTLRPEFAWDSDGRWTGFPQTIKAVTTTVEYRLPYRQTNSIFRVEYRHDDSRGAGGGFFENGHAGPGSERLTPTQNLVVFGLILTFDGQIRRK, from the coding sequence ATGCTGGCTGCCGGCTTCATCATTTGCGGGGTACCGCTGCTGAGCTTCTTCGGCATGTTCTTCGTGCAGTGCGGCCGCGAGTACCGGCGCGGCCGCCGGGTGATGTTCGAACGGCTGCCGGATGCCGGCAGGCCGCGCCAAAAAGCAAAGCTCATTCCCTTCCGCAACTATGAATCGCCGGGCGCATCCGCCAGGCGCAGGCGCATCGTGATGGGCATCGCCGTGGCGGCCCTGGTTGTTGCAGGCGGGCTGAAACTTCGGGCGCAAACAGCCGCGCCCGCCACCGCCAGCGCCGCTCCTGCGAGTTCGCCATGGCAGTACGGTGGATTCCTGGATGCGGCCTACCTGGTCGCTCCGAACGACCCGGCCAACCACCTGTTTCGCAATCGAGGCACCACCTTCAAGGTGAACGAGCCTGTGCTGGACATGGCGGCCGCGTACATCCGCAAGGCGGCCGCTCCCGGATCGCGCTGGGGCGCGGAGTTGACGGTGCAAGCGGGCGAGGACGCGGAAGTCTTCGGATTTTCCGCCACCGCGCCCAAGCTTGCGGGCGCCGATGGTCTGCGGCACCTGGGACCGACCGACGTTTCCTATCTGGCGGCAGTTGGCAAGGGACTCACAATCCAAGGTGGCATCTTTAGCAGCTTGATCGGATACGACAGCCTGTACGCGAAAGACAATTTCACCTACACGCGTCCGTGGGGGGCCGACACCACGCCCTATCTGATGCTGGGCGTGAACGCGAGTTATCCGTTCACGGAGAAGGTGACCGCGACGGCGTTCGTGGTGAACGGATACTGGCACCTGGCCGACGCCAACCGCGTTCCGTCGAGCGGCGGGCAGTTGGCGTACAAAGCGACGCCTCACGTGACGCTGAAGCAGACGGCCATGTACGGGCCCCACCAGCCGGACACGTCGCTGCCGTTGTGGCGGTTTCTGTCCGACAGCATTGCCGAGTGGAAGCGCGATCCGGTGACGGTCGCGTTCGAATATCAGCTGGCAACGGAAAAGGTCGCCGCCCCGGGCCAGCCGCGCGCTTACTGGTCGGCGGCGCAGTTGCCCATGCATTGGGTGATGGACAAGAGCAAGCATTGGAGCCTGACGCTGCGCCCGGAGTTCGCATGGGACAGCGATGGGCGATGGACCGGCTTCCCGCAGACGATCAAGGCGGTCACGACGACGGTGGAATATCGCCTGCCGTACCGACAGACGAACAGCATCTTTCGCGTCGAGTATCGGCATGACGACTCGCGCGGCGCGGGCGGCGGATTTTTCGAAAACGGGCATGCCGGGCCGGGCAGCGAGCGGCTCACGCCTACGCAGAACCTGGTCGTCTTCGGGCTGATCCTGACGTTCGACGGCCAAATCCGGCGGAAGTGA
- a CDS encoding allantoinase encodes MAKLALVYGMRLLPADEIVQLGDAPVKLKNGREARVTLHLLEGSKEDIEKQLKGSLEAFFDFYPEI; translated from the coding sequence ATGGCGAAGCTGGCACTGGTGTACGGCATGCGGTTGCTGCCGGCCGATGAAATCGTGCAGCTGGGCGACGCGCCGGTGAAGCTGAAGAACGGACGCGAGGCGCGCGTCACCCTGCATCTGCTGGAGGGCAGCAAGGAAGACATCGAAAAGCAGCTCAAAGGCAGCCTCGAAGCCTTCTTCGATTTCTATCCCGAGATCTGA
- a CDS encoding DUF4118 domain-containing protein, protein MRGVIVKFARGAAMLAVLFALVALYRIVIHANPTTVALTFLLAVLIVSASWGLWYAIAFAIAATLAFNFFFLPPLGTFTIAETQNWVALFAFLATAIIASQLAERARREAHDATQRRREVERLYNFTQQLLASESVAELLNLLPRYIVEAFGARASAVLAAGHADVYRSGPGSANLDAVTLRLVASRGEPVFDPATDTSVVPIRLGVKSVGAVGTAGHSISRATQEAIGSLIAIALERAGAVESLARAEAAREGEKLRSAILDSVTHEFRTPLTAIKASATTILDGPAVAADQLRDLILVINEEADRLDRLVSEATQMAQLDANQVELQLQSHPVREVIERAVRQAGATLEGRRVEVDAPGGLPNVRVDAGRIRDVLLHLLENAAKYSPQEAPIRITAERDGEKAVRFSVADAGPGIDDFEQTLIFDKFYRGRDQRYRVQGTGMGLAIAKAIVEAHGGQIGVVSQREHGSVFWFTVPADPRG, encoded by the coding sequence GTGCGTGGGGTCATTGTCAAGTTTGCGCGCGGCGCGGCGATGCTGGCGGTGTTGTTCGCCCTGGTCGCGCTCTATCGCATCGTCATCCATGCGAACCCGACAACCGTGGCGCTCACCTTCCTGCTGGCCGTCCTGATCGTCTCGGCAAGCTGGGGATTGTGGTATGCCATTGCCTTCGCCATCGCCGCTACCCTGGCGTTCAACTTCTTCTTTCTGCCGCCGCTTGGAACCTTCACCATCGCCGAAACACAGAACTGGGTCGCGCTGTTCGCGTTTCTTGCCACCGCGATCATTGCCAGCCAGCTCGCCGAGCGCGCGCGCCGCGAAGCTCACGACGCCACGCAGCGCCGCCGCGAGGTCGAGCGGCTGTACAACTTCACCCAGCAGTTGCTGGCGAGTGAGAGCGTGGCCGAACTGCTCAACCTCCTGCCGCGCTACATCGTGGAAGCTTTCGGCGCGCGGGCGTCGGCAGTGCTGGCCGCCGGCCACGCCGACGTGTATCGCTCCGGCCCCGGCAGCGCGAACCTCGACGCAGTCACTTTGCGCCTGGTCGCGTCGCGAGGCGAGCCGGTGTTTGACCCGGCCACCGACACCAGCGTGGTTCCGATTCGACTCGGCGTGAAGTCCGTCGGCGCTGTCGGCACTGCCGGACATTCGATCTCGCGCGCGACGCAGGAAGCCATCGGCAGCCTGATCGCCATCGCGCTCGAGCGCGCCGGCGCGGTCGAATCGCTGGCGCGCGCCGAAGCGGCACGCGAAGGCGAAAAGCTGCGCTCCGCCATCCTCGATTCGGTGACGCACGAATTCCGCACGCCGCTCACCGCCATTAAGGCGTCGGCCACCACCATCCTCGACGGCCCCGCCGTCGCGGCCGACCAGCTCCGCGACCTGATCCTCGTCATCAACGAAGAAGCCGACCGCCTCGACCGTCTTGTGAGCGAAGCCACGCAGATGGCGCAGCTCGACGCCAACCAGGTCGAGCTGCAGTTGCAGTCGCATCCGGTACGCGAGGTCATCGAGCGCGCCGTGCGCCAAGCCGGCGCAACCCTGGAAGGACGCCGCGTTGAAGTGGACGCGCCCGGCGGCCTGCCCAACGTGCGCGTGGACGCCGGCCGCATCCGCGACGTGCTGCTGCACCTGCTGGAAAACGCGGCGAAGTATTCACCGCAAGAGGCGCCGATCCGGATCACCGCCGAGCGCGACGGCGAGAAGGCGGTGCGCTTCAGCGTGGCCGACGCCGGCCCCGGCATCGACGACTTCGAGCAGACGCTGATCTTCGATAAGTTTTACCGCGGACGCGACCAGCGCTACCGCGTGCAAGGCACCGGCATGGGACTGGCCATCGCGAAGGCGATCGTCGAGGCCCACGGCGGGCAAATTGGAGTGGTGAGCCAGCGCGAACACGGCTCGGTGTTCTGGTTCACGGTTCCAGCCGACCCGCGGGGCTGA
- a CDS encoding histidine kinase — protein sequence MHKTPEQWLEVAAPEKKQGVFKLWLGYSPGVGKTYSMLSEAIRRHSRGEDVVIGVIETHGRKPIAELASRLEVVPRKKLEYKGAQFEEMDVDAILARKPAVAVVDELAHTNIEGSKHAKRYEDVMELLDAKIDVLSTVNVQHVESISPMVQRITGVIVRETVPDWVMQRAGEIVMSDLTPEALQTRMRRGDIYPVDRAERALGNFFRRGNLIALRELALRQVAQQVDRTLETYRAQEHLEGEPQVRERIVVSVSSNPAAQYLIARGGRMAHAIDAEFYVAYVDMGQDTRDEDRRTLAENIRFAENMGATVVKLQGSDVASTLAKFVRDKHITQVIFGRSATKGWRRYLYLSAVQRFLRDAPPVDVHIVTQEAK from the coding sequence GTGCACAAGACCCCCGAACAATGGCTGGAAGTGGCCGCTCCTGAGAAGAAACAGGGCGTATTCAAGCTCTGGCTTGGCTACTCGCCGGGCGTGGGCAAGACGTACAGCATGCTGAGCGAGGCGATTCGCCGCCACAGCCGCGGCGAGGACGTGGTGATCGGCGTGATCGAGACGCACGGACGGAAGCCGATCGCCGAACTGGCGTCGCGCCTGGAAGTGGTGCCGCGCAAGAAGCTGGAGTACAAGGGCGCGCAGTTCGAAGAGATGGACGTGGACGCGATCCTGGCGCGCAAGCCCGCCGTGGCCGTGGTGGACGAACTCGCACACACCAACATTGAGGGCAGCAAGCACGCCAAGCGCTACGAAGACGTGATGGAGCTGCTGGACGCGAAGATTGACGTGCTCTCCACCGTGAACGTGCAGCACGTGGAAAGCATTTCACCCATGGTGCAGCGGATCACGGGAGTGATCGTGCGCGAAACGGTGCCCGACTGGGTGATGCAGCGCGCGGGGGAAATCGTGATGTCTGACCTGACGCCGGAAGCGCTGCAGACGCGCATGCGGCGCGGCGACATCTATCCGGTGGACCGCGCCGAGCGCGCGCTGGGCAACTTTTTCCGGCGCGGCAACCTGATTGCTTTGCGCGAGCTTGCCCTGCGCCAGGTGGCGCAGCAGGTGGACCGCACGCTGGAGACGTACCGCGCGCAGGAGCACCTGGAGGGCGAACCCCAGGTCCGCGAGCGCATCGTCGTCTCGGTAAGCTCGAACCCGGCAGCGCAGTACCTGATCGCCCGCGGCGGCCGCATGGCGCACGCGATTGACGCCGAGTTCTACGTGGCCTACGTGGACATGGGCCAGGACACGCGCGACGAAGACCGCCGCACCCTGGCGGAAAATATCCGCTTCGCGGAAAACATGGGCGCGACGGTCGTGAAGCTGCAAGGCAGCGACGTGGCCAGCACACTGGCAAAGTTCGTGCGCGACAAGCACATTACGCAGGTGATCTTCGGGCGATCGGCAACCAAGGGCTGGCGCCGCTATCTCTACCTTTCCGCCGTGCAGCGCTTCCTGCGCGACGCGCCGCCGGTCGACGTCCACATCGTGACGCAAGAGGCCAAATAG
- the kdpF gene encoding K(+)-transporting ATPase subunit F: MATGTAALLVICAALMVYLCVALLRPEKF; encoded by the coding sequence ATGGCGACGGGAACGGCAGCCCTGCTGGTGATTTGCGCCGCGCTCATGGTTTACCTGTGCGTTGCGCTGCTGCGTCCGGAGAAGTTCTGA
- the trxB gene encoding thioredoxin-disulfide reductase has translation MSDIRDTIIIGSGCSGLTAALYAARANLKPLVIEGHEPGGQLSLTTLVENFPGFPEGIQGPELIDNMRRQAARFGAEYRTGHLVRADLSKRPFTLDFGGGNGLRTRTLIIASGASARWLGLPSEQALIGHGVSSCATCDGFFFSGKEITVIGGGDSAMEEALFLTRFATKVTIIHRRDTFRASKIMLERARAHDKIKFLTDTVVEDVFDVAKKEVTGLKLRNLKTGAVSDFPTSAMFLGIGHIPNAAMFTGQLDTDQDGYLRTRDYVFTRVPGVFACGDVQDRRYRQAITAAGTGCMAAIEVEKFLEEHGR, from the coding sequence ATGTCTGACATTCGCGACACCATCATCATCGGCTCGGGATGTTCCGGGCTCACCGCCGCGCTCTACGCCGCGCGCGCCAACCTCAAGCCGCTCGTCATCGAAGGCCACGAGCCCGGCGGGCAGCTCTCGCTCACTACGCTGGTGGAAAATTTCCCCGGCTTCCCCGAAGGTATTCAGGGGCCCGAGCTGATCGACAACATGCGCAGGCAGGCCGCGCGCTTTGGCGCCGAATACCGCACCGGGCACCTCGTCCGCGCCGACCTCAGCAAGCGCCCGTTCACGCTCGACTTCGGCGGAGGAAACGGACTGCGCACCCGCACGCTCATCATCGCCAGCGGCGCGTCAGCGCGCTGGCTTGGGCTGCCCAGCGAGCAGGCGCTTATCGGGCACGGCGTGTCTTCCTGCGCCACCTGCGACGGCTTCTTCTTCAGCGGGAAGGAAATCACCGTCATCGGCGGCGGCGACTCGGCCATGGAAGAAGCGCTCTTTCTCACGCGGTTTGCAACCAAGGTCACGATCATCCATCGTCGCGACACGTTCCGCGCCAGCAAGATCATGCTCGAGCGCGCCCGCGCCCACGACAAGATCAAGTTCCTCACCGACACCGTCGTCGAAGACGTCTTCGACGTCGCGAAGAAAGAAGTCACCGGCCTCAAGCTGCGCAATCTGAAGACCGGCGCCGTCTCCGACTTTCCCACCAGCGCCATGTTCCTCGGCATCGGACACATCCCCAACGCCGCCATGTTCACCGGCCAGCTCGACACCGACCAGGACGGATATCTGCGCACGCGCGACTACGTCTTCACCCGCGTCCCCGGCGTCTTCGCTTGCGGCGACGTGCAGGACCGCCGCTATCGCCAGGCCATCACCGCCGCCGGCACCGGCTGCATGGCGGCCATCGAGGTGGAAAAGTTCCTCGAAGAG
- a CDS encoding response regulator transcription factor — protein MAETRAAEHRRVLLVDDEPQITRVLRTGLAAEGYDVRVANDGRSAFDLFQAWTPDIVVTDLAMPEMDGLELCTRIREHWQTPIIVLSVKGEERKKVQALDAGADDYVTKPFGMKELSARIRATLRRAPARETPPQKIRIGAFDIDVEGHTAALRGHELRLTPKEFDLLVYFAQHPHKVIGHRALLSAVWGAESAGQTEYLRVFVGQMRKKIEPRPEEPRYIVTEPRVGYRFEPGE, from the coding sequence GTGGCGGAGACGCGCGCCGCCGAGCATCGCCGCGTCCTGCTGGTGGATGACGAGCCGCAGATCACGCGCGTGCTGCGCACCGGACTGGCCGCTGAAGGCTACGACGTGCGCGTGGCCAACGACGGCCGCTCGGCCTTCGACCTGTTCCAGGCGTGGACGCCCGACATCGTCGTCACCGACCTGGCGATGCCGGAGATGGACGGCCTGGAGCTGTGCACGCGCATCCGCGAGCACTGGCAGACGCCGATCATCGTGCTGTCGGTGAAGGGCGAGGAGCGCAAGAAGGTGCAGGCGCTGGACGCCGGCGCCGACGACTATGTGACCAAGCCGTTCGGCATGAAGGAACTCTCCGCGCGCATTCGAGCCACGCTGCGGCGCGCGCCGGCGCGCGAGACGCCGCCGCAGAAGATCCGCATCGGCGCCTTCGACATTGACGTGGAGGGCCACACCGCTGCGCTGCGCGGGCACGAGCTGCGGCTGACGCCGAAGGAATTCGACCTGCTGGTGTATTTTGCGCAGCATCCGCACAAAGTCATCGGGCACCGCGCGCTGCTCTCAGCGGTGTGGGGCGCCGAAAGCGCGGGTCAGACCGAGTATCTGCGCGTCTTCGTCGGGCAGATGCGCAAGAAGATCGAGCCCAGGCCCGAGGAGCCACGCTACATCGTGACCGAGCCGCGCGTCGGCTACCGCTTCGAGCCGGGCGAGTAG